Within Staphylococcus sp. NRL 16/872, the genomic segment GCATTTGCTGATTTTGGTTTGTTCCTAACATGCCTAATGCGCCAGGATCTTGTTCAACTTTAATTCTAACTTTTTCTTCTTCAAGTTTACCGTCTAGCAGTTGTTTTCTAATTTCTGAGCGTTTCGTTTTAATTTCTTCAGTAGGTGCTTCTTCTTCCTCATCGTTATTATTACCAAAGTTTGGAAGTGTGCCTCCTAGAAGTGACTCGAGTGGATTATTATTTTGTGACGCTTTTTTCTTCATACTAGGAACTAAAAGTTTCACTAATTTTTCATTTGCTTTTTCAGTAGCTTCATCTTTAACTAAAGCTTTTTTCTGATCCTTCACTAATCTTACTGCGACATCTACTAAGTCTCTTACCATACTCTCAACATCGCGACCTACATAACCTACTTCAGTAAATTTAGTAGCTTCCACTTTAATAAATGGGGCTCCTACAATTTTAGCCATTCGACGTGCGATTTCTGTTTTACCTACACCCGTTGGACCAATCATTAAAATGTTTTTAGGGGCGATTTCTTGTTTAGTTTCATCGTCAAGAAGGCTTCTTCTATATCTATTTCTTAAAGCAATTGCGACTTTACGTTTCGCATCATCTTGACCAACAATATATTCATCTAATTTAGATACGATATCTTTAGGTGTAAGTTTTATACCGTTTGCATCCATTAATTATTACCTCCAACTAAATGTATGTTCATATATATTCATTCCCAATTACTATTAAATTATTATAAAGTTTCTACAATAATATTATCGTTTGTAAACACACAAATATCAGAAGCTACTTTTAAACTTTCATAAGCCATTTCTTTTGCTGACATATGTGTTGCATGACGTTTCAATGCTCTACCAGCACTTAATGCATAGTTACCACCAGAACCAATGGCGATTAAATCATCATCTGGTGCAATAACTTCTCCTGTTCCACTAACAACTAATATAGCATCTTTATTCATAACAATAAGCATTGCCTCAAGTTGACGTAGCTGTTTATCCCCACGCCATTCTTGAGCGAGTTCAACAGCTGCACGCTCTAAATTACCACTGAATTGTTGTAGTTTAGTTTCAAACTTTTCAAATAAAGTAAACGCATCAGCAACACTTCCTGCAAATCCAGCTAATACCTTACCTTCATACAAGCGTCTAACTTTACGGGCAGTTTGTTTCATAATGACTTGTTCACCAAGTGTAACTTGGCCGTCTCCTGCCATCGCTGCTTCTCCATTATGTCTAACTGCATAAATAGTTGTAGCATGTAATGATGTCTTACTCATTTATTTACTCTCCTTTTTTGCTCGAGGATGTGCGTTTAAATATACCTTACGTAATTGTTGATTTGATACATGTGTATACTTTCCAGTTGTAGAAAGATTTACATGACCCAACAAAGATTGTACCGTTCTTAAATCAGCCCCTTGATTTAATAAATGCGTAGCAAACGTATGTCTTAATTTGTGTGGATGTATCTCAGTTACACCTGCAGTACGCTTAACTACATCATTGAGTACATGACGAATTCCTCTAACTGTAATAGGATCACCCTTCATATTCACAATCAAATAGGGATGTGATTTGTGTTGAACAGGTTTAAATTCATTTAAATATTGTTCAATACTTTGTCGACAAAATTCTCCAAATGGCACAAAGCGTTCTTTATTACCTTTGCCTAGTACTTTCACACCTGGTAATGACATATCTATATCTGTAAGTTTAATATTTACTAATTCTGAAACACGTATGCCGGTTGCATACAATAATTCTAAAATAACTCGATCTCTTAATCCTTTTTTAGCATCTTTAGTTACTGTCTTAAACAATGCATCCATCTCTTCTTCATAAAAGAATTGGGGTAAATATTGTTCTTTTTTGGGATGCACTAATTGAACAAAAGGATTAACGATTGAATTATCTTGGGTCATCCAAAATTCATAAAATGTTCTTAGCGTTGATATTTTTCTAGATACAGTCGTTCTTTTTAAATTTTGAGAATATAAAAAACTCAAATAATTTCTAGCGTCTTTATATTCAAATGTATTTAATTTTAACATTTCTTGATTTAGAAAACGGTTAAATTGCTCTAAATCATCATGATAAGATTTTAAGGTATGGTCGGAGAAATTTCTTTCAACTTTTAGCATATTTAAAAATATATTTTGGATTTCTTCCACTTAAAAATCCCCTCCATCATATGCAATTGTAGCATATAACATGGAAGGGACTAAAATAATTAGCTATAGAATTCAAAATCTTTTGAGAATTGTTCAAAATATCGAAATAATAATTCTCATTTTTAATTTATATAAAATTTAAAACTTATAGTGTCTTCTTGAAGTTCTCAAGGTATTCTAAAGCTCTGTTTGCTTGTGCTTCGTAACGTTCTTTTTTATCCTTAATACGTTTCTCTAATGAGGGAAGCAAGCCGAAATTGGCATTCATAGGTTGGAAGTTCTTTTCATTTTTAGCATGAGAAATATAATATGCCATACTACCTATCATAGTTTCTCTAGGGAAAATAACTTCGCCTTTATTTTGAAGTTTATGAGCTAAGTTAATTCCAGCTACAAGCCCACTTGCTGCACTTTCTACATAACCTTCAACGCCAGTCATTTGACCAGCAAATTGAATTCTATTCTCATTAATTAATTCATATTTCACATTTAAAACATCTGGTGAATTAATGAATGTATTTCGATGCATAACGCCATATCTTACGATATCAACATTCTCTAAGCCTGGAATTAATCGGATAACTTCTTTTTGTGCGCCCCATTTTAAATGCGTTTGGAAACCAACAATATTGTAAAGTGTACCAGCTGCATCGTCTTGTCGTAATTGTACAACTGCATATGGGCGTTTACCTGTTTTAGGATCTTCAAGACCAACTGGTTTCATAGGTCCGAATAATAATGTTTTACGACCACGTTCAGCCATTACTTCAAAAGGCATACAACCTTCGAAATATTTTTCTTTTTCAAATTCATTTGTTGGCGCAACTTCTGCTTCAAGAACTGCATCATAAAAACGGTTAAATTCTTCTTCTGTCATCGGACAGTTTAAGTATGCCGCTTCACCTTTATCATAACGTGATTTTAGATACACTTTGTCCATATCAATTGAATCTTTTTCAATAATAGGCGCTGCAGCATCATAGAAATATAATTGGTCTTTGCCAGTAATGTCTACAATTTCTTTTGCTAAATTCTCAGTAGTTAATGGTCCAGTAGCAATGATTGTATAGCCTTCTGGAATGCTATGAATTTCTTCATTTAATACAGTCACATTAGGATGATTTCTTAATGTATCAGTGATATAACCTGAAAAGTCATGTCTATCTACAGCTAAAGCGCCTCCCGCAGGAACTCTAGCTTTGTCAGCAGCTGCAATAATTAATGAGTCTAAGCGTCTCATTTCTTCTTTTAATACACCTACGCCGTTTGTTAATGCATTACCTCTTAATGAGTTAGAACATACTAATTCTGCAAATTTATCAGTATGGTGCGCTGGTGTTTGTTTCACTGGACGCATTTCAATTAGGTTAACTTTAATTCCTCGTTGTGCTAATTGGTAAGCAGCTTCTGAACCAGCTAAACCTGCACCAACTACGTTAACGGTTTGACTCATATTGATCCTCCTCAAAATTTTTATTTCTGAACTTCTTCTTTATAGTCACAATTTGAACAAATAACTTGAGAACTACGTCCTTTCTTATGTTCCATGAGATAGTGATTACATTTAGGACAATCACGACCTACTGGTTTATCCCATGAAATAAAGTCGCATTCTGGATAATTTGAACAACCATAGAATAATCTATTTTTCTTAGATTTTCTTTCTACTACATCGCCATCTTTACATTTAGGACAAGTAACACCAATTGTTTTAACAATAGCTTTTGTATTTCTACAATCAGGGAAATTAGAACAAGCCATGAATTTACCATAACGGCCCATTTTGATAACCATTGGCGAACCACAGACTTCACAATCTTCTCCAGCTGGTTCGTCTTTGATTTCAACTTTTTCCATTTCCTCTTCAGCGCGTTCCACGTCTAGTTTGAAACTACCATAGAAATTATCTATAACTTTTCTCCAACCAATATCTCCTTCAGCAATTTTATCTAAAAGTGTTTCCATATTAACTGTAAATTCTACATCGATAATTTCAGGGAAGTAATCTTTAACTTGTTCATACACGATTTCGCCTAATTCAGTAGGTACGAAACGTTTACTTTCAAGTTTTACATAGTTTCTTTTTTGAATTGTATCAATGGTCGGTGCATACGTTGATGGTCTACCGATTTTCAATTCTTCTAATGTTTTTACTAGACGTGCTTCTGTATAACGTGGAGGTGGTTGAGTAAAGTGTTGTGAAGGTTCAATTTGTGTTGCAGTAACTTTATCGCCTTCACTTAATTTTGGTAATTTGTTTTCTTTTTTTTCATTTTCTTTATCGTCTTTAGCTTCAACATATAAAGTCATAAAGCCTTTAAATTTAATTGTTTGTCCATTGGCTCTAAACTTAATGTCATTTTGAGTAACGTCTAAAGCTACAGTATCTAAAATAGCTGGTGCCATTTGACTCGCTACAAAACGTTCCCAAATTAATTTATATAAACGATGTTGATCACGAGTTAAATACGCTTTCATTTCATCAGGTGTACGTAATGTACTTGTAGGACGAATTGCCTCATGGGCATCTTGGTCCCCTTGTTTGCCTTTAGCTGTGCGACGAGAAACATACTCTTTTCCGTATTTATCCTCAATATAATTTTTCGCTTCGTCTTTAGCTGATTGAGAAATACGTGTAGAGTCTGTACGCATATAAGTAATTAAACCAACTGTCCCTTGTCTTTTTAAATCAATACCTTCATACAATTGTTGTGCAAGCATCATTGTTTTACGAGCTTTAAAGTTTAATTTACGCGCTGCTTCTTGTTGAAGGGTTGAAGTTGTAAAAGGATTAGCTGGGTTTCTTGTTTTTTCCTTTTTATTTACATTCGTAATTTCAAATTCATCACCATTAAGTTCAGCAGTAATTTTTTCTACATCTTTCTTAGTCTTTAATTTAGATGGCTTGTTTTTATAATGTAAAAATTTCGCATTAAATTTTGATTTTTTATATCTAAATTCGCCTTCAATTGTCCAATATTCTTCAGGTTTGAAATTGCGAATTTCATTTTCTCTATCAATTACTAATCTTAATGCTACTGATTGCACACGTCCTGCTGATAAACCTTTTTTCACTTTCTTCCATAATACTGGAGAAATGTTATAACCTACTAATCTATCTAAAATACGACGCGCTTGTTGAGCATCTACTAAATCCATTTGAATATCACGTGGATGCTTAAAACTTTCTTTAACCGCGTCTTTTGTAATTTCATTAAATACTACTCTGTTTTCTTTTGTATCATCAAGTTCTAAAATTTTTGATAAATGCCAAGCAATCGCTTCACCTTCACGGTCGGGGTCACTCGCTAGGAAAACTTTTTTCGCTTTCTTAGCATATTTCTTCAAATCTTTAACGACGGGACCTTTACCGCGAATAGTAATATATTTTGGTTCAAAATTATCTTCTACATCGACACCCATTTGACTTCTTGGTAAGTCACGAACATGTCCCATAGAAGCAATAACTTTATATTTTTTACCTAAATATTTTTCAATGGTTTTAGCTTTTGCAGGCGACTCAACTATGACTAAATTATCTGCCAAAGTGAATTCCCCCTTGCTTTTTCAATTACTAAAGATAAATGATAAACGGTCGATTTTGATTTTGTCAATATTTAACTTTAATTAAATTCGTTTTTGATCACCATTTAAATTAGTTTCTATTAACATATAATATCAACTTATTTCGCAATATAAATTATCATTTATAACAATTTTAGCAATTTTTTAAAAATTGACTATACTTAATAATCATTCAATATATCTTGTGCTTCTGAAACTATCATTGCTCCTTCTTGAGCTCTTAACAAGTTTCCTTTTGTTAATGGGTTAAACATAGAGCCTGGTAATACATATACATTTCTATTTTGTTCAATCGCACAGTCTATCGTAATTTGACTACCGCTTTTAATACCTGCTTCAGTAATTAGAACCCCTTTTGATAAACCACTAATTAGACGATTACGTTGTGGAAAGTGATACCTTGCAATATTTATAAATGGTGGATATTCACTAATAACTAATCCTTTTTCTTCAATTATATATCGTAGTTTTTCAGTTTCTTTGGGATAGTGTTTTAAATGACCATGACCTAAAACTGCAATAGTAGGTAAATTGAATTTTAATGCGTAATGGTGTGCTAAACTATCTGCACCTTTAGCTAGTCCTGAAACAATAGTAAGAGGTATATGAGTGAAGTTTGAGAAGAGATATTGCATGGCATGAGAGGAATATTGAGTAGCGACACGTGAGCCTACAACGCCTAAAGTATTGGTAGAAGAGAGTAAATTGACATTTCCTTTATAAAATATAATCAATGGATAATCATAAATTTGCTTGAGAAGCGGTGAATACGAAGCATTAAATGAAGAAATAAAACTCACATGATGGCATGATAATTGTTCTGTTATTTCGTTGATGTTAATTTTAATAAATCGATCTACAAGTTCTTTTTTACTGTAAAGCTTTTCCCAAGTTCTTAAGGTATCTACTTGATCTCTGAATGAAAAACTTAAATAATCAGGGTACAAGTTTAATAAATGATGAATCTGTTGTGTTGAATACCCAGCCCATCTAAGTTTCAATAAAACTATTTCGTTGTCTGACATGATGTTTTCTCCTTTGTAACTATTATAGTACAAATTATTCGTAAAATTTTTTCATTTGTAAGACAATTCGCTTTAAAAATTAAATCAAAATTTAATGAGTAAAACCTCGCTATTCCTTATGTAAACTATTCCCTACTTTTTGTCACTATAGTGATTTAAATTTCCCTTAAAGACTGATTTCAACACAAAAAAGCCTAGACTCCACCAATTTGGAATCTAGGCTATCAAATTTGAAATGATATCAAATTATTTTACTGTTAATAATTCTTCATAAATGCCAGCTTCTTTAGCTGCTTCAATTAAAGTTGTACCAATTTCTGAAGGTGTATCTGCAGTTTTAACACCACAATCGTTTAATGTTTTAATTTTTTCATCTGCAGTACCTTTACCGCCAGAAATAATCGCACCAGCGTGGCCCATACGTTTACCTGGAGGAGCAGTTTGTCCACCAATGAAACCTACTACTGGTTTCTTCATGTTAGCTTTAATCCATTCAGCTGCTTCTTCTTCAGCTGTACCCCCGATTTCACCAATCATTACAACTGC encodes:
- the hslV gene encoding ATP-dependent protease subunit HslV translates to MSKTSLHATTIYAVRHNGEAAMAGDGQVTLGEQVIMKQTARKVRRLYEGKVLAGFAGSVADAFTLFEKFETKLQQFSGNLERAAVELAQEWRGDKQLRQLEAMLIVMNKDAILVVSGTGEVIAPDDDLIAIGSGGNYALSAGRALKRHATHMSAKEMAYESLKVASDICVFTNDNIIVETL
- the xerC gene encoding tyrosine recombinase XerC, with the protein product MEEIQNIFLNMLKVERNFSDHTLKSYHDDLEQFNRFLNQEMLKLNTFEYKDARNYLSFLYSQNLKRTTVSRKISTLRTFYEFWMTQDNSIVNPFVQLVHPKKEQYLPQFFYEEEMDALFKTVTKDAKKGLRDRVILELLYATGIRVSELVNIKLTDIDMSLPGVKVLGKGNKERFVPFGEFCRQSIEQYLNEFKPVQHKSHPYLIVNMKGDPITVRGIRHVLNDVVKRTAGVTEIHPHKLRHTFATHLLNQGADLRTVQSLLGHVNLSTTGKYTHVSNQQLRKVYLNAHPRAKKESK
- the topA gene encoding type I DNA topoisomerase — encoded protein: MADNLVIVESPAKAKTIEKYLGKKYKVIASMGHVRDLPRSQMGVDVEDNFEPKYITIRGKGPVVKDLKKYAKKAKKVFLASDPDREGEAIAWHLSKILELDDTKENRVVFNEITKDAVKESFKHPRDIQMDLVDAQQARRILDRLVGYNISPVLWKKVKKGLSAGRVQSVALRLVIDRENEIRNFKPEEYWTIEGEFRYKKSKFNAKFLHYKNKPSKLKTKKDVEKITAELNGDEFEITNVNKKEKTRNPANPFTTSTLQQEAARKLNFKARKTMMLAQQLYEGIDLKRQGTVGLITYMRTDSTRISQSAKDEAKNYIEDKYGKEYVSRRTAKGKQGDQDAHEAIRPTSTLRTPDEMKAYLTRDQHRLYKLIWERFVASQMAPAILDTVALDVTQNDIKFRANGQTIKFKGFMTLYVEAKDDKENEKKENKLPKLSEGDKVTATQIEPSQHFTQPPPRYTEARLVKTLEELKIGRPSTYAPTIDTIQKRNYVKLESKRFVPTELGEIVYEQVKDYFPEIIDVEFTVNMETLLDKIAEGDIGWRKVIDNFYGSFKLDVERAEEEMEKVEIKDEPAGEDCEVCGSPMVIKMGRYGKFMACSNFPDCRNTKAIVKTIGVTCPKCKDGDVVERKSKKNRLFYGCSNYPECDFISWDKPVGRDCPKCNHYLMEHKKGRSSQVICSNCDYKEEVQK
- the dprA gene encoding DNA-processing protein DprA, coding for MSDNEIVLLKLRWAGYSTQQIHHLLNLYPDYLSFSFRDQVDTLRTWEKLYSKKELVDRFIKININEITEQLSCHHVSFISSFNASYSPLLKQIYDYPLIIFYKGNVNLLSSTNTLGVVGSRVATQYSSHAMQYLFSNFTHIPLTIVSGLAKGADSLAHHYALKFNLPTIAVLGHGHLKHYPKETEKLRYIIEEKGLVISEYPPFINIARYHFPQRNRLISGLSKGVLITEAGIKSGSQITIDCAIEQNRNVYVLPGSMFNPLTKGNLLRAQEGAMIVSEAQDILNDY
- the trmFO gene encoding FADH(2)-oxidizing methylenetetrahydrofolate--tRNA-(uracil(54)-C(5))-methyltransferase TrmFO — encoded protein: MSQTVNVVGAGLAGSEAAYQLAQRGIKVNLIEMRPVKQTPAHHTDKFAELVCSNSLRGNALTNGVGVLKEEMRRLDSLIIAAADKARVPAGGALAVDRHDFSGYITDTLRNHPNVTVLNEEIHSIPEGYTIIATGPLTTENLAKEIVDITGKDQLYFYDAAAPIIEKDSIDMDKVYLKSRYDKGEAAYLNCPMTEEEFNRFYDAVLEAEVAPTNEFEKEKYFEGCMPFEVMAERGRKTLLFGPMKPVGLEDPKTGKRPYAVVQLRQDDAAGTLYNIVGFQTHLKWGAQKEVIRLIPGLENVDIVRYGVMHRNTFINSPDVLNVKYELINENRIQFAGQMTGVEGYVESAASGLVAGINLAHKLQNKGEVIFPRETMIGSMAYYISHAKNEKNFQPMNANFGLLPSLEKRIKDKKERYEAQANRALEYLENFKKTL